The proteins below come from a single Chryseobacterium bernardetii genomic window:
- a CDS encoding response regulator transcription factor: protein MKIKILLAEDDSDFGTILKQYLELEDFDISWYQNPEDIIPLLSTDFPFQIGILDVMMPNIDGFSLAKMILKEHNSFPILFLTAKNQKIDRLTGLKMGADDYIAKPCDPEELVLRIKNILKRTLPPVTEPQLKIGDYILETQKLLLSHPNGNVRMTVRELDLLLYLLKHNHSTITRNNILDNLWETNDYFTGRSLDVFISRLRKYFSHDPKVKIQSLRGIGFEIDFPTD, encoded by the coding sequence ATGAAAATTAAAATCCTGCTGGCAGAAGACGACTCTGATTTCGGAACGATCCTTAAACAATATCTTGAACTGGAAGATTTTGATATCAGCTGGTACCAGAACCCTGAAGATATCATTCCGCTTCTTAGCACTGATTTTCCTTTTCAGATCGGAATTCTGGATGTTATGATGCCTAATATAGACGGCTTTTCTCTTGCAAAAATGATATTGAAAGAACATAACAGTTTTCCGATTCTATTTTTAACTGCAAAAAATCAAAAAATTGATCGCTTAACCGGATTAAAAATGGGCGCGGATGACTACATCGCCAAACCATGTGATCCCGAAGAACTGGTATTGCGAATAAAAAATATACTGAAAAGAACGCTTCCCCCAGTTACGGAACCTCAGCTGAAGATTGGTGACTACATCCTGGAAACTCAAAAGCTTCTATTGTCTCATCCTAATGGTAATGTACGCATGACAGTTCGTGAACTGGACTTACTACTCTATCTTCTTAAACATAACCATTCTACCATTACAAGGAATAATATCCTGGATAACCTGTGGGAAACCAATGATTATTTTACAGGAAGAAGCCTTGATGTATTTATCAGCAGACTACGTAAATATTTCAGCCATGATCCAAAAGTAAAAATCCAATCCCTCAGAGGAATTGGATTCGAAATTGATTTTCCAACCGATTAA
- a CDS encoding zinc metalloprotease → MKKLFFGALMLSLMTACNNDSVTNQNEAPAQEPAVSAGIAQRGCASEEIRQEALKNNPELKQRFTDLEINTENFAKAVKFGKVLADGTVEIPVVVNVIYKTTAENVTDARIAEQIEVLNADYSGTNSDVSKIPSEFAPVSSGDTKVKFRLVNTVRKSTSKTSWSTNDDMKKASKGGIDATNPTNYLNIWVVGKMTSQGRTILGYATFPESAGLWNDGVVIGAPYFGKTGASAPFNLGRTATHEVGHYLNLRHIWGDANCGNDLVSDTPTQTTANYGKPTYPLYNTCSGVQRSVMFMNYMDYVDDGAMFMFSAGQKTRMQSVVATTGARAGLRVY, encoded by the coding sequence ATGAAAAAACTATTTTTTGGAGCTCTTATGCTCAGCTTGATGACGGCATGTAACAATGATAGTGTTACCAATCAAAATGAAGCTCCAGCTCAAGAGCCTGCAGTGTCTGCCGGAATAGCACAAAGGGGATGTGCTTCCGAAGAAATAAGACAGGAGGCTTTGAAAAACAATCCTGAACTTAAACAAAGATTTACAGATCTGGAAATCAATACCGAAAACTTCGCCAAGGCTGTGAAATTTGGGAAAGTGCTTGCCGATGGTACTGTAGAAATCCCTGTAGTTGTAAATGTTATTTACAAAACCACTGCAGAAAATGTTACTGATGCAAGAATAGCTGAACAAATTGAAGTATTAAATGCCGACTATTCCGGTACAAACAGTGATGTCAGTAAAATCCCTTCTGAATTTGCCCCTGTGAGTTCAGGCGATACAAAAGTAAAATTCAGACTGGTAAATACCGTTAGAAAATCTACTTCTAAAACAAGCTGGTCTACTAATGATGACATGAAAAAGGCTTCCAAAGGAGGTATTGATGCCACTAACCCTACCAACTACCTGAATATATGGGTTGTAGGAAAAATGACAAGCCAAGGCCGTACTATTCTTGGATACGCTACATTCCCGGAATCTGCAGGATTATGGAATGACGGTGTTGTAATTGGAGCACCATATTTTGGTAAAACAGGAGCCTCCGCACCATTTAACCTAGGAAGAACTGCAACACACGAAGTAGGACACTATTTAAACCTAAGACATATCTGGGGAGATGCTAATTGCGGAAATGATCTTGTAAGCGATACTCCAACTCAAACAACAGCCAATTATGGAAAACCTACATACCCACTATACAATACATGTAGCGGAGTACAGAGATCTGTAATGTTTATGAACTATATGGATTATGTTGACGATGGTGCTATGTTTATGTTCTCTGCAGGACAAAAAACAAGAATGCAGTCTGTAGTTGCAACTACCGGAGCAAGAGCCGGATTGAGAGTTTACTAA
- a CDS encoding outer membrane beta-barrel family protein — MNKALFFLCLPMMMLAQKQKIAGTVMDTENQKLSAVNIVLYNSKNELIKELKTDGSGGFILEGINEQNVKLVVRNNGYSVFEKNLDLEKPDALQIILRKETREIEEVVMTKRNPVVKRKVDRLEFNVENSNISSLNAWEILKKTPNVTVNNNVLTVKGSGGILVTINDKKVMLTGDELKNLLENTQGDEVKSIEVITNPPAKYEASGSAVLNLVMKKNKIEGYRGIVSSKYIQTQYAKAVFGLSQYYKKEKLSVMASYYKGMGTYFREGTDYVRYPESETTWMSTMNRKDKNTNQNTLNFNVEYELDSLTNLSLNYSGYFSPKSYGIYDVPTLIYNNRDIVESHYRTVNEHESNSINNSVSFQVDRKLNEKSSLSWINYFTGNNADKYQNVSTYLNFAGQLPREEHFLTQNKADVQLYSTQLDYQWKGEKLEVESGAKYSFVKTNSKLDFSDNENGLMEFRPAKSSDFNYKEHNFALYSSLSYSIGKWNFKGGLRAEMTDLEGIVSEPYNRNKNNYWNFFPTFYAQYTTENKHEFGFSYGKRISRPSYAWLNPAKSYYNLFSYFQGDPELKATIIHNLNLSYSWKDWHLDLYYRKELYPAMEISYQVPETNNVVYNFTNIEKGQAFGASLYKSLQIKPWWNLILSENLEHNENYFNGVDGILHQNKVWNWMSDISTSFTLDKNNDWKMEIGHRYFSSGIQGPFRISSSWSAYFVMNRKFFHKKLEAAFVVNDIFKSTRQKVVTKYANQDNYFLDYTDTQGFTLSLKYNFGNQSVKNAKTIRKTAEQDRL; from the coding sequence ATGAACAAAGCTCTTTTTTTTCTGTGTCTTCCCATGATGATGCTGGCTCAAAAACAAAAAATTGCAGGAACGGTGATGGATACCGAAAATCAAAAACTTTCAGCAGTGAATATAGTTCTGTACAATTCAAAAAACGAATTAATCAAAGAATTAAAGACTGATGGCAGTGGAGGTTTTATTCTGGAAGGTATTAATGAGCAAAATGTAAAGCTGGTGGTGCGGAACAATGGATATTCAGTATTCGAAAAGAACCTGGATCTTGAAAAACCTGATGCCTTACAAATTATTCTCAGAAAAGAAACCCGGGAAATAGAAGAGGTTGTAATGACTAAAAGAAACCCGGTGGTGAAAAGAAAGGTGGATCGCCTGGAATTTAATGTGGAAAACAGCAATATTTCATCACTCAATGCATGGGAAATTTTAAAGAAAACCCCAAATGTTACTGTTAATAATAATGTATTAACGGTGAAAGGAAGTGGAGGAATTTTGGTCACTATTAATGATAAAAAAGTAATGCTGACTGGTGATGAACTTAAAAATCTTTTGGAAAATACACAGGGAGATGAGGTGAAGTCTATTGAAGTTATTACCAATCCACCTGCAAAATATGAAGCTTCAGGAAGTGCAGTGCTGAATCTTGTAATGAAAAAGAACAAGATTGAAGGCTATCGTGGGATAGTATCTTCAAAATATATTCAAACTCAGTATGCAAAAGCAGTTTTTGGACTGTCGCAATATTATAAAAAAGAGAAACTCTCCGTTATGGCAAGCTATTATAAAGGGATGGGCACTTATTTCCGTGAAGGAACTGATTACGTCCGTTATCCTGAAAGTGAAACCACATGGATGAGTACGATGAACAGGAAGGATAAAAACACTAACCAGAATACCCTGAATTTTAATGTAGAATATGAGTTGGACAGTTTAACCAACCTAAGCCTCAACTATTCAGGGTATTTTTCACCAAAATCCTATGGAATTTACGATGTGCCCACATTAATCTATAATAACCGGGATATTGTAGAATCTCATTACAGAACTGTTAATGAACATGAATCAAATTCCATCAATAATTCGGTGAGTTTTCAGGTAGACAGGAAATTGAATGAAAAAAGCAGCCTTTCATGGATCAATTACTTTACAGGAAATAATGCAGATAAATACCAGAATGTATCTACCTATTTAAATTTTGCAGGACAGCTTCCCAGAGAGGAGCATTTTCTGACTCAAAATAAGGCTGATGTTCAGCTGTATTCCACTCAATTGGATTATCAATGGAAAGGTGAAAAGCTGGAAGTGGAATCCGGAGCCAAATACAGCTTTGTAAAAACGAACAGTAAGCTTGATTTCTCTGATAATGAAAATGGATTAATGGAATTCAGACCGGCAAAAAGCAGCGACTTTAATTATAAGGAACACAATTTCGCCCTGTATTCTTCACTTTCCTATAGCATCGGGAAATGGAATTTTAAAGGAGGCCTTCGTGCTGAAATGACGGATCTTGAAGGAATTGTTTCAGAACCTTATAACCGCAATAAAAACAACTATTGGAACTTTTTTCCAACTTTTTATGCTCAGTATACCACAGAAAATAAGCATGAGTTTGGGTTCTCCTACGGGAAAAGGATCAGCAGACCTTCCTATGCATGGCTGAATCCTGCAAAGTCCTATTACAATCTGTTTTCCTATTTTCAGGGTGATCCTGAGCTAAAAGCAACAATTATTCATAATCTTAATCTCTCGTATTCCTGGAAAGACTGGCATCTTGATCTGTATTATCGCAAAGAATTGTATCCAGCCATGGAAATCTCCTATCAGGTACCGGAAACCAATAATGTAGTTTATAATTTTACCAATATTGAAAAAGGACAGGCATTTGGGGCAAGCTTATATAAAAGTCTGCAGATAAAACCCTGGTGGAATTTAATATTGTCCGAAAACCTGGAGCATAACGAAAATTATTTCAATGGAGTAGATGGGATATTACATCAGAATAAAGTCTGGAACTGGATGTCTGATATTTCTACAAGTTTTACTTTAGATAAAAATAATGACTGGAAAATGGAAATAGGACATCGGTATTTCTCTTCAGGAATTCAGGGGCCCTTCAGGATTTCCAGCAGCTGGTCTGCCTATTTTGTGATGAACAGGAAGTTCTTCCATAAAAAGCTGGAAGCAGCATTTGTGGTGAATGATATTTTCAAAAGCACGCGCCAGAAAGTTGTTACCAAATATGCCAATCAGGATAATTATTTTCTGGATTATACAGATACCCAGGGTTTCACGTTATCATTGAAGTACAATTTCGGGAACCAATCTGTGAAGAATGCCAAAACGATCAGGAAAACAGCAGAGCAGGACAGGCTTTAA
- a CDS encoding phosphatase PAP2 family protein, with the protein MMKKIALASGILLHLSCIKAQDSIQTRNLREDLTLINSGLSIQEKTPFFKKEWVKKSVAPAILFTAATATWGEKENIREVRNRYLPNFKVKYDDYLQYAPAVAVYGLKLAGVKGRNNIGRATLSYGASLVIMGILVNSIKYTAKVERPDGSKNNSFPSGHAAMAFTNASFLHKEYGMVNPAYSIAGYGSATITGLGRNLNNRHWVPDILAGAGIGIISTELGYFFIDKIYKNKGDNLSILSRIQGNDYPSFLSLKMGTALGTTNFLRESELDDKKQTGFEGGLEGAYFFSKKWGVGADITFSSFPIKSQRITFDDGQDFGDHEIKTQSMGFLAAGIGPYFSHELSDKWQLTLKLTGGYAATASGKVFVKGNEIDTPNHELQIARYKPKPAFRWNTGASMTYKFNPGLGLTFYTDYNQINSTIRYHFSDEIKESAELDQELNNLIAKEKINYITLGLRLTAYF; encoded by the coding sequence ATGATGAAAAAAATAGCATTAGCATCAGGAATACTATTGCATTTATCCTGCATTAAAGCTCAGGACAGCATCCAAACCAGAAATCTCAGGGAAGACCTAACATTGATTAACTCAGGACTTTCTATTCAGGAAAAAACACCGTTTTTTAAGAAGGAATGGGTAAAAAAATCTGTAGCACCTGCTATTCTTTTTACTGCAGCCACAGCCACATGGGGAGAAAAAGAAAATATCCGCGAAGTAAGAAACCGGTATCTCCCCAACTTCAAAGTTAAATATGATGATTATCTTCAGTACGCTCCTGCCGTAGCTGTATACGGATTAAAACTGGCCGGTGTAAAGGGAAGAAACAATATTGGAAGAGCAACTTTATCCTACGGTGCCAGCTTAGTGATTATGGGGATTCTTGTAAACTCCATCAAATATACTGCAAAAGTTGAGCGTCCGGATGGGTCTAAAAATAATTCTTTTCCTTCAGGACATGCTGCTATGGCTTTTACCAATGCCAGTTTTCTTCATAAAGAATATGGAATGGTAAACCCAGCTTACAGCATCGCCGGATATGGTTCTGCTACTATTACAGGACTTGGACGAAATTTAAATAACAGACATTGGGTGCCGGATATCCTTGCCGGAGCCGGGATCGGGATCATATCAACAGAACTCGGATATTTCTTTATTGATAAAATTTATAAGAACAAAGGTGATAATTTAAGCATTTTATCCAGAATACAGGGAAATGACTATCCTTCTTTTCTTTCGTTAAAGATGGGTACAGCATTAGGCACCACCAACTTCCTCAGAGAATCTGAGCTGGATGATAAAAAGCAGACCGGTTTTGAAGGTGGATTGGAAGGAGCTTATTTCTTTTCAAAAAAATGGGGTGTGGGGGCAGATATCACTTTCAGCAGCTTCCCTATTAAATCTCAAAGAATAACCTTTGATGATGGCCAGGACTTTGGGGACCATGAAATTAAAACACAATCTATGGGCTTCCTGGCTGCAGGTATTGGACCCTATTTTTCTCATGAACTTTCAGACAAATGGCAGCTAACCTTAAAGTTGACCGGCGGATACGCTGCAACTGCCAGTGGAAAAGTTTTTGTAAAAGGGAATGAAATAGACACTCCTAATCACGAACTCCAGATAGCCAGATACAAACCCAAACCAGCTTTCCGCTGGAATACAGGAGCTTCTATGACTTATAAGTTCAATCCGGGATTAGGTCTTACTTTTTATACAGATTACAATCAGATCAATTCTACAATACGTTATCATTTCAGCGATGAAATTAAAGAAAGCGCAGAATTGGATCAGGAACTGAACAATCTGATTGCTAAAGAAAAAATCAATTACATAACTTTAGGATTGAGATTAACTGCCTATTTCTAA
- a CDS encoding endonuclease/exonuclease/phosphatase family protein, whose product MNFRFSMMFLMLFALGFSQDLTVMSFNIRLNVASDKENAWPERKQDVADLLTYYHPDYFGVQEALPEQMKDIKNGLKNYDYIGVGRDDGKEKGEFSAIFYDTQRLEVVKSGTFWLSETPEKPSKGWDAALNRICTYAVFKDKKSKKEFLAMNLHFDHIGNIARVKSSELILKKIKELNPKNLPVTVSGDFNLTDDTEPVKILSQNMKDTFYHSETKHYGPVGTFTAFNVNEVPKERIDYIFTNGFKIRSHRHINDRRENLLYPSDHFPVIVKLSF is encoded by the coding sequence ATGAATTTCAGATTTTCAATGATGTTCCTGATGCTGTTTGCTTTGGGATTTTCACAGGACCTTACTGTAATGAGCTTTAATATCAGGCTGAATGTTGCTTCTGACAAAGAAAATGCATGGCCGGAGAGAAAACAAGATGTTGCTGATCTCTTAACCTATTATCATCCCGATTATTTCGGTGTTCAGGAAGCACTTCCGGAGCAGATGAAAGATATTAAAAATGGATTGAAGAATTACGATTATATTGGAGTAGGGAGAGATGACGGTAAAGAGAAAGGCGAGTTTTCCGCTATTTTTTATGATACTCAAAGACTGGAAGTGGTGAAATCAGGGACATTCTGGTTGTCTGAAACTCCTGAGAAGCCTTCGAAAGGCTGGGATGCGGCATTGAACAGAATCTGTACCTATGCTGTTTTTAAAGATAAAAAATCAAAAAAGGAATTCCTTGCGATGAATCTTCACTTCGATCATATCGGCAATATTGCCAGAGTAAAGTCTTCTGAGCTGATTTTGAAAAAAATCAAAGAACTTAATCCAAAGAATCTGCCCGTAACGGTAAGTGGGGATTTCAATCTTACGGATGATACGGAACCTGTTAAAATTCTTTCCCAGAATATGAAGGATACCTTTTATCATTCGGAAACGAAGCATTATGGGCCGGTAGGAACATTTACGGCATTTAATGTGAACGAAGTACCCAAAGAAAGAATCGATTATATTTTTACAAACGGATTTAAAATAAGATCACACCGTCATATTAATGACCGAAGAGAAAATCTTCTTTACCCATCAGATCATTTTCCGGTTATCGTGAAACTTTCCTTTTAA
- a CDS encoding zinc metalloprotease produces the protein MKKLFFGALVLSFMAACNNDSVANQNETPTNSEAMPTALTATQRKCPSEEIRQAMLLKNPSLKQKIADIESSTERFTENLKVGKVLADGTVEIPVVFNVIYNTSTQNVSDARIAEQIAVLNADYGATNSDITKIPSAFQPSAAGDVKIRFKLVATNRKQNTKTGWRSDLEEMKKASTGGIDATDVNKNLNIWVVNSILDENSQPGTLGYAYYPEHAGQWYDGLVIGYQYIGKTGASAPFNLGRTVTHEVGHYLNLPHLWGSSDVGCQTDYSNDTPASPGPNYGTPTYPLNRVCGGVSRSQMFMNYMDYVDDKAMFMFSANQKTRMQAVVSAAGPRSGLR, from the coding sequence ATGAAAAAACTCTTTTTTGGAGCTCTAGTTCTGAGCTTTATGGCAGCCTGTAATAATGACAGCGTGGCCAATCAAAATGAAACACCAACAAATTCGGAAGCTATGCCAACTGCTTTAACGGCTACCCAGAGAAAATGCCCATCAGAAGAAATAAGACAGGCGATGCTTCTGAAGAATCCTTCACTCAAGCAAAAAATAGCAGATATTGAATCCAGTACCGAAAGATTTACAGAAAATCTTAAAGTAGGAAAAGTACTTGCGGACGGAACAGTAGAAATCCCGGTTGTTTTTAATGTAATCTACAATACTTCCACTCAAAATGTTTCTGATGCAAGAATAGCGGAACAAATTGCAGTACTGAATGCTGATTATGGTGCTACTAATTCCGACATCACTAAAATTCCTTCAGCATTTCAGCCTTCAGCTGCAGGAGATGTAAAAATCCGCTTCAAATTAGTAGCTACCAACCGTAAACAGAATACAAAAACCGGCTGGAGATCTGATCTTGAAGAAATGAAAAAAGCAAGTACAGGAGGTATTGATGCTACTGATGTGAACAAGAACCTGAATATATGGGTTGTTAATTCAATTCTTGACGAAAACAGCCAGCCTGGAACTTTAGGCTACGCTTACTATCCGGAACATGCAGGACAATGGTACGATGGTCTTGTAATAGGATATCAGTATATAGGAAAAACCGGCGCTTCAGCTCCTTTCAACTTAGGAAGAACAGTAACGCATGAAGTAGGGCATTACTTAAACCTTCCACACCTTTGGGGTTCATCTGATGTAGGCTGCCAAACAGATTATTCTAATGATACCCCGGCTTCACCTGGTCCTAACTACGGAACTCCTACCTATCCGCTGAACAGAGTTTGTGGAGGAGTAAGCCGTTCTCAGATGTTTATGAACTATATGGACTATGTAGATGATAAGGCAATGTTTATGTTCTCTGCCAACCAAAAAACAAGAATGCAGGCTGTAGTATCTGCAGCCGGGCCAAGATCTGGATTAAGATAA
- a CDS encoding sensor histidine kinase encodes MKYESFIFVSMISNNKNLIYIFTTLFLFLLGIQVYFMYKTYQVKEREIYRSIDQGISVYTDQVVNNHSAKDSKNDSLQQVIIKYYHKKLNKQDFIKYLVDEKKNSGKNLTAYINEHRKKDGYIICVRIQYRLLIHLPDSIKLLQQPVTIYETKDKVRKPAITSIGTWRTSSTQETTGKKPINNMDSFHVETQTEIEIGNIKSLVFREIILLIICCVILLASVLILYIFTIKNLIQQQKQVKVLHTVVDNISHEFKTPIATLKIASKTLKKGWNPDTLPLIDRQITRLESLMLQLHKDETPEEIIAIQPEHWDFFIQDLAFTYPQIDFKSENKVSRQLPFDKNLMETIVKNLCENSIKYGASIVTVNTSNTAQNLKIEVSDNGNGMESKELKNIFEKFYRIQANNIHNSKGLGLGLYFVKEIVTSYHGKIEVSSQPGMGSTFKITIPYEN; translated from the coding sequence GTGAAATACGAAAGCTTTATCTTTGTTTCAATGATCTCTAATAACAAAAACCTGATTTATATTTTCACTACACTGTTCCTCTTTTTGCTGGGAATTCAGGTTTATTTTATGTACAAAACCTATCAGGTTAAAGAAAGGGAGATCTACAGATCCATTGACCAGGGTATCTCAGTTTATACCGATCAGGTAGTGAATAATCATTCTGCCAAGGATTCGAAAAATGATTCTCTGCAGCAAGTTATTATCAAATACTATCACAAAAAGCTCAACAAGCAGGATTTTATAAAATACCTGGTAGATGAAAAAAAAAATTCGGGTAAGAATTTAACAGCTTACATCAATGAGCATCGGAAAAAAGACGGGTATATCATCTGTGTAAGAATTCAATATCGTTTACTCATCCACCTTCCCGACAGCATTAAACTGCTACAGCAACCGGTCACCATTTACGAAACCAAAGATAAGGTAAGAAAACCTGCTATTACCAGCATCGGTACCTGGAGAACTTCTTCTACCCAGGAAACTACAGGAAAAAAACCAATTAACAATATGGATTCATTCCATGTGGAGACCCAAACAGAGATTGAAATCGGAAATATAAAGAGTCTTGTTTTCAGAGAGATTATTTTGTTAATTATCTGCTGTGTTATCCTGCTTGCAAGTGTTCTTATACTGTATATTTTCACAATCAAAAATCTCATCCAACAACAAAAACAGGTAAAAGTTCTCCACACGGTTGTGGATAACATTTCTCACGAGTTCAAAACACCGATAGCGACTTTGAAAATAGCTTCCAAAACGCTTAAAAAGGGATGGAATCCGGATACACTTCCACTGATTGACCGGCAAATTACAAGACTGGAAAGCCTGATGCTACAATTGCACAAAGATGAAACACCGGAAGAAATAATTGCTATACAACCTGAACACTGGGATTTTTTTATTCAGGATCTTGCCTTCACCTATCCGCAGATAGATTTTAAATCTGAAAATAAAGTTTCCCGTCAGCTCCCTTTTGATAAAAATCTTATGGAAACAATCGTTAAGAATCTCTGTGAAAACAGTATAAAATATGGGGCTTCCATCGTAACCGTTAATACCAGTAATACTGCTCAGAATTTAAAAATTGAAGTTTCTGATAATGGTAACGGCATGGAAAGTAAAGAGCTGAAGAACATTTTTGAAAAATTCTACAGGATACAGGCCAATAATATTCATAATAGCAAAGGACTTGGGCTTGGGCTGTATTTTGTAAAAGAAATCGTTACATCCTACCACGGTAAAATTGAGGTATCAAGCCAACCAGGTATGGGAAGTACTTTTAAAATAACCATTCCTTATGAAAATTAA
- a CDS encoding M1 family metallopeptidase — protein MKRIFSGMLMVVSLLQLSAQELYMPRNIKIAYEKGTRDISGAPGKNYWQNKGVYNVDVKVDANTKTVSGKETIVYTNNSPDHLNELAIRFVNNLHKPQSPRSGSVSKDFLSTGLKIKSFIVNGEKYDINSDDWGTVEKVKLKSPLKSKSKAEVKIEWEYPLSVQSGREGQIDPETFYVAYSFPRISVYDDYNGWDMLPHSDRQEFYNDFNDYSFAITAPKNYVVWATGDFQNPEDVLQPEYLKRYKASLKSDQLMHIATEQEMKSGKVTKQNKWNVWKFKANHITDFCFALSNHYVWDAASVQLKTKRASVQAGYKAGAKDFEHYVDWMRYNLDWFSKNWPGVEYPYNVMTAIQGYADMEYPMMINDTSIPEDFQDARLTADHEIAHTYFPFYMGINETRYAFMDEGWATTLEYLIGIDENGEDKAKEFYKNFRVKKWINDPSAEQDQPIITMSTQVSGSGYGNNSYVKSSLSYLALKDYLGDELFKKALHHYMDNWNGKHPVPWDYFNSMNTGSGKNLNWFFQNWFYTNNYIDLKVAGASQMNDLLTINVVNVGGFAIPFDTVLSYEDGTTEKLHFSPSVWEKDQKLTDLVIPIKKKVKSVKLDGEIFMDYTPEDNSKIL, from the coding sequence ATGAAGAGAATTTTTTCCGGAATGCTGATGGTTGTTTCATTACTGCAACTTTCTGCTCAGGAATTGTATATGCCGCGAAATATTAAAATAGCTTATGAAAAAGGAACCCGTGATATTTCTGGTGCACCGGGTAAAAACTACTGGCAGAATAAAGGAGTTTATAATGTTGATGTAAAAGTAGATGCCAATACAAAAACCGTTTCCGGAAAAGAAACCATAGTTTATACCAATAATAGTCCGGATCATCTTAATGAATTGGCTATAAGATTTGTCAATAACCTTCATAAGCCGCAATCTCCAAGATCCGGATCCGTTTCTAAAGATTTTCTGTCTACAGGGCTTAAGATCAAATCATTCATTGTAAATGGTGAAAAATATGACATCAATAGTGATGATTGGGGAACGGTGGAAAAAGTAAAATTAAAATCCCCCTTAAAATCAAAGTCAAAAGCAGAGGTTAAGATTGAATGGGAGTATCCTCTTTCAGTACAAAGCGGGAGAGAAGGGCAGATTGATCCCGAAACCTTCTACGTAGCTTATTCTTTCCCGAGAATTTCTGTTTATGATGATTATAACGGATGGGATATGCTCCCGCATTCAGACAGACAGGAGTTTTATAATGATTTTAATGATTATAGCTTTGCCATAACGGCTCCAAAGAACTATGTGGTATGGGCAACCGGAGATTTCCAGAATCCGGAAGATGTTCTTCAGCCAGAATATCTGAAAAGATATAAAGCTTCATTGAAAAGCGACCAGCTCATGCATATTGCTACAGAGCAGGAAATGAAGTCAGGAAAAGTGACCAAGCAGAATAAATGGAATGTCTGGAAGTTTAAAGCCAATCATATTACCGACTTCTGTTTTGCTTTAAGCAACCATTATGTATGGGATGCTGCCAGTGTTCAGTTGAAAACCAAAAGAGCCAGTGTTCAGGCAGGATATAAAGCAGGAGCGAAAGATTTTGAACATTATGTAGACTGGATGCGTTATAACCTGGACTGGTTTTCCAAAAACTGGCCGGGAGTAGAATATCCTTATAATGTAATGACAGCTATTCAGGGATATGCAGATATGGAATATCCTATGATGATTAATGATACCAGTATTCCTGAAGACTTCCAGGATGCCCGACTTACAGCGGACCATGAAATTGCTCATACCTATTTTCCTTTCTATATGGGAATCAATGAGACAAGATATGCGTTTATGGATGAAGGTTGGGCAACTACTTTAGAATATCTGATCGGGATTGATGAAAATGGGGAAGATAAAGCAAAAGAATTTTATAAAAACTTCCGTGTAAAAAAATGGATCAATGACCCGTCAGCAGAACAGGATCAGCCAATCATTACAATGAGTACACAGGTAAGTGGTTCAGGGTATGGAAACAATTCGTATGTGAAATCTTCCCTGTCTTATCTTGCATTAAAGGATTATCTGGGGGATGAGCTATTCAAAAAAGCATTACATCACTATATGGATAACTGGAACGGGAAACATCCGGTGCCGTGGGATTATTTCAACTCAATGAATACTGGTTCCGGAAAAAACCTGAACTGGTTTTTCCAGAATTGGTTTTATACCAATAATTATATTGACCTAAAAGTGGCAGGAGCTTCTCAAATGAATGATCTGCTTACCATAAATGTCGTGAATGTGGGGGGATTTGCCATTCCGTTTGATACTGTATTATCTTATGAAGACGGAACTACGGAGAAATTGCATTTTTCACCGTCTGTCTGGGAGAAAGATCAGAAATTAACCGACCTTGTAATTCCGATTAAGAAAAAAGTGAAATCTGTAAAATTGGATGGAGAAATCTTTATGGATTATACTCCGGAAGATAACAGTAAAATTTTATAA